The sequence below is a genomic window from bacterium.
CGGCGGCGAGGATCCTGGCCGTGACCGCCTATCGCTACACCCGCGAGGAGCTGGGTGTGCCCGTCCTGCGCAAGGGCTTCGCGTCCTCGGAGTTCATCGCCGCCGTGGAGTCCGCGCTCCAGGGCGAAGCCGCCTGACGTCCGCGCCCTAGCGCGCCCCGAGGAGGATCTCCACCGCACGGCGGTAATCCGCCGTCGCTGCCGCCGCGTCCCCCGACAGCTCGCGGCACTCCGCGCGGCCCGCGTACACGGCCGCGTCCCGCGGGTTCAGCTCCAGCGCCTGGTCGAAGAGCCCGAGCGCCTCCTGCGGGCGGCCGCGGCGCGCCAGGGCGAGCGCGTGGCCGGTGACCGCCGGCGTGAATGCGGGGTCGAGGCTGCGCGCCTTCGCCAGCACGGTCTCCGCCTCCTGCAGCTGGTTCGCCCGCAGCAGCGCCTCGCCGAGACCGCTCAGCGCGGAGACGTCCGCCGCGTCGATGGCGACGGCCGCGCGGAACAGCTCCTGCGCCTGCGCGAGATCGCGCCCGCCGGCCTGCTGCAGCAGGATGTGCCCGAGCAGCGTCCGCGGGGCGGCCCAGGCCGTGTCGGTCTCAGCCGCCGCCTCGAAGAGCGCCCGCGCCTTGGCGTCGTTGCCCTGGCGCATGAACGAGCGCCCGAGGTTGTAGTTCAGCAGCGCCTTGTGGACGGGGGCGTGCCGCGCAACGGCCGGCTGCTCGGCCGGCTTGCGGATGCCGAGGGCGATCTCGACCTGCTCGCGCAGCGCGTCCTGGACGCTGCGCGACCAGCCCGCGGCGTCCCAGAGCAGGACCCCCCTGGCGTCGAGCAGGGCGAACGACGGGTTGGCCACGACGCCCATCCCCGAACAGGCGGCGAAGCCCGGGTCGAGCGCCACCGGCACCCGGATGCCCAGGTCGGCGACCGTCTTCTCGATGGCGGCACGGTCCTGGAGCCCGACGTCCGGGCGGTTGACGTTGACGGCAACGACGCGCAGCCCGGCGCCGCCATGGCGCTCCACGATTGCCTGGGCCTCGCGCAGCGCGGGCTCCGACTTGGGGCTCCACGTGGCCCAGAAGACCAGCAGCGAGGCAGGCGCCTCCTTGAGCGAGGCGAGCGTGATCTCCTTGTCGTCCAGGGTCTTGAGCGTGAAGTCCGCCGCCTCCATCCCGGGCTTGAGGTACTTGAAGGCGGCAGCCACCGGCTGCGCGAGCACGAGAGACGCCGCGAGCACCGCAAGCACGACGGGACCGTGCACGAACGCTGCAGGATGGACCATCTCGCTCCTCCCCCGGGGGCCCCCCCTTTACCAAACAGAATATAGACTTACTGGATTTATTCCGCAATCGCGCGAATGCGCTCCAGCCCGCACGGGGTAGCTATTTTCCGCACCACTCCCGGTCCCCTTGTGCGCTATCGCACAATTTCCTTACAGTGTCGGAGGACGAAGCCGACAAACACTTTTACAATGATGCGCATTATCAATGTGTTGCATATGTATACGCACGGAGCACGTTCCTTGCATATTAATCGCCGAATGAAACTCGCAAACGCGATGGAGCAGGCGGTGCGCGCGCACCTCAACCTGCTGCGGGAGCGCTCCGGCGACGGCGACGAGGCCTGTTGGTGCCCCCTCTGCCGCGCCGACATGATGGCGCTCGCCCTCAGCTCGCTGCCGCCCCGCTATGCGACCCGCCGTCCCGCCGGGGCACTACCTGACCCGGACGATGGCATCGCCGAGCAGGTCGCCGAGGCCGTGCGGAAGGTCGGACGCTTCCCCAAGCACGAGGCTGGCGTCGCGGTGACCGCGGGAGAGGCGGTCTGGGTGGTCAACTTCCCGCTCGAGGAGAGCTTCCGTGCCGTGGACGCGATGGTCCGCTCCCGGGACGACGTGTGCGACTGCTGGAACTGCCGCTGCGACATGGTCGCCTTCGCACTCAACCGCTACCCCTCGCGCTACGGGGTGGAGCACCTGGGCGCCACGCACCTGCTCGAGAAGGACCGCGACCAGATGCGCGCCGAGCTCGCCTCGTTCCTCGACCTGTCCCTGCGGGTCGTCGCCGCCGTCCCGCGGCACGAGTTCTCCACCGCCACGATCTGAAGCGCCCGCGCGTCACGCGCGGATCGGGGCGTTGCCGTCGGGTGCGCCGCTGCGGCACAATGCCGCCATGATGCCGCTTGGGACGCAGCGATGAGCGCGCCCTCCCCTGCCGGGCCCGCCACACACTACGAACTTTTCGCCGGCCTGCGCGACGCCGGCGTCACGTACCTCGCCACCGGCGCCGTCGCGCTCGTGCTGCACGGGGTGCCGCGGCTGACGGGCGACGTCGACCTGGCCGTCGCCCCGGACGCGACGAACCTGGCGCGCCTTGAGCGGCTGCTCGCCGCCTGGGGGTACGGGGAGGCGGCGCTGGAGGCGGGAGCGGACGGCGTCCCGATCCGCCGCTTCCGGCACCCAGCGTCCGCGCTGGCGGAGATCGACGCCGTGCTTCCATCGGCGACGGCCTTCGAGGACCTGCGGGTGCGGGCGGCGGGCGCCCACCTGGTCGACCTGGAGATCCCGCTGGTCGGGGCTGACGACCTGCTCGCGCTCTGCGAGGCGAGGGGGACGGAGACCGGGATCGCCGACGCCGCGGGGCTGCGGCTGCTGGCTGCGCTGCGCGCCGGGGGCGACGCCGTCGGCGACGAGACGCGCAGCGAGCAGGTCCGCAAGTTCTCGCGCTGGTCGGCCGCCGCGCGCCTCGACTGGCTGCTCGCGGCCGCGCGCCTCGCGAAGGGACTGTCGCCGGAGGCGCGGCCCCTCACCCGCGGCCTCAAGCGCCGCCACTGGTACCCGAACCGCTGATACGGGGCCATCGGCGCCTGGCCAAGCCGGATGGACAGCGGAGCCTGCTGGCAGGCGCCTCCATATGGGGGGCGCACCGCCCCCCCTGTGGCGCGGCATTCGCCGCTGTCACCCCCCCTTGTGGTAAGTCGCCGGTCTTTGCGCTGACCCGTCTGAGCGGCCTCGAAGGAACAGGCGGCTCTCGCCGCTGTCCCCCCCTATGAGCATCGGCAGGTTACTGGGTATCATGAGCGCATGAGAATTGTCGCTGCGCTCGCAGTCCCCATCGGCGCCCTCTTTCTCCAACTCGCGGGCGCGGACGTCTTCGCGGCGGGCGCGGCAACAACCGCGGCGGCGAAGGCTCCCGGGAGCGTGCGCCTCAACTGGATCACGCACTGGAAGGGCGAGGACCTGCGGGAGCGGCTCGTGCACGAGATCCGCCGCGACTTCGAGTTCCTGCACCCCGAGGTGAGCGTAAACATGGTCTTCGACGCGGACCTCCCCGGGAACGACCCCGACCACAAGCGTCGCGCCGCGCAGGCCATCCTCGACATGGTCCGGACGGGGAAGATCGACTGGGACGTCGTCTACCTCGACGTCGGCGTCTACGAGTTCGTGGCGGCGCAGCTCAAGGACCCCCGGTGGGCGGCGCGCCACCTCGTCGACTTCACGGGCGTGCCCGGCTTCCTCTCCTCCGAGGAGGACTTCATCGTCAACGACTCGCGGTACAAGGAGCGCATGGGGGGGATCTTCACGGGACCGTACACCGAGAGCTACTTCTACAGCCTCTGGTACAACACGGAGGTCGCGAAGAAGACGGGCGTTCCCGTGAAGGAGCGCGGCATGAGCTTCGACGACCTCGTCGGGTGCGCGCGACTGCTGCAGCGCTACAACCGCGAGCACGGCACCGCGATCACGCTCTTCAAGCTCAGCGCGGGCAACCGCCTCGACTGTCTCTTCGAGGGGATGTTCCGCTCCCAGTTCGAGAGCTTCGCGGAGGGTGTGGCTCCCGTGTTCACGAAGGCGAAGGCCCAGGCCCTGCTCGCGACGCTTCAGGCGTTCGAGCGGCTCGCGCCCTACCAGCCGGCCGTCAACGCGGGCTGGCGGGACCTGCCGATCGAAGCCTGGCGGCGCGACATGATCGTCGACGACGATGCCCTCTTCATGGTGAGCGGGACCTTCATGTACAGCCACTTCCGGGGCGTCGACGTCTCGCGCGCGGAGCGGATGCACCCCGCCGAGAGCCCCGCGCTGGGGCCGGCGAAGGTCCTCGTCGGCGACTACACGCCGCAGTTCGCCGTCATGAAAGACAGCCCGCACCGCGACGTCGCCGTCGAGTTCCTCATGTCGTGGGCGACGCCCAAGAACGCCGAGCGCTGGGTGCGGTACACCAAGAACCTCACCGGCGTGAAGGGCTACCTCTCGGACGCGACCTCCCGGCAGGTCGACGCCTTCGGCGACGTGTACGAGCGCTTCCTGATCGACATGCAGCAGAAGTACCGCGGCACGCCGGTCGTCAACCTGCGCAGCCCGACCTACGTCTTCGGCGAGCGCAGCCCCATCACCGTCGTCGAGCTGCGCGAGAAGCTCGCGCAGATCCTGGAGGGACGGCTCACGGCACAGCAGTACTACGAGGACGTGCTGCGCCGGGTCGGCCAACCGGCCCGCTAGCCGGCCGCGCCGTCCTCTCCCGCAAGCTCGCCGCGTACCGCCGCGCCGAGGTCCGCGAGCCCGAAGGGCTTCTTCAGGAAGCGGCCGGCGCCCAGCAGCCGCGCCTCGGCGTAGTCGGC
It includes:
- a CDS encoding tetratricopeptide repeat protein is translated as MVHPAAFVHGPVVLAVLAASLVLAQPVAAAFKYLKPGMEAADFTLKTLDDKEITLASLKEAPASLLVFWATWSPKSEPALREAQAIVERHGGAGLRVVAVNVNRPDVGLQDRAAIEKTVADLGIRVPVALDPGFAACSGMGVVANPSFALLDARGVLLWDAAGWSRSVQDALREQVEIALGIRKPAEQPAVARHAPVHKALLNYNLGRSFMRQGNDAKARALFEAAAETDTAWAAPRTLLGHILLQQAGGRDLAQAQELFRAAVAIDAADVSALSGLGEALLRANQLQEAETVLAKARSLDPAFTPAVTGHALALARRGRPQEALGLFDQALELNPRDAAVYAGRAECRELSGDAAAATADYRRAVEILLGAR
- a CDS encoding late competence development ComFB family protein, whose product is MKLANAMEQAVRAHLNLLRERSGDGDEACWCPLCRADMMALALSSLPPRYATRRPAGALPDPDDGIAEQVAEAVRKVGRFPKHEAGVAVTAGEAVWVVNFPLEESFRAVDAMVRSRDDVCDCWNCRCDMVAFALNRYPSRYGVEHLGATHLLEKDRDQMRAELASFLDLSLRVVAAVPRHEFSTATI